From Nicotiana tabacum cultivar K326 chromosome 15, ASM71507v2, whole genome shotgun sequence, the proteins below share one genomic window:
- the LOC107808098 gene encoding uncharacterized protein LOC107808098, whose amino-acid sequence MKELLEYLNQVLVAMLKPWIVLGDFNFVLHIEDRQGGNLVTISEKNGRIFSRIDWVFVNGEWMDNMIDCRAKFLPEGVSNHQVTLMHHLIKRKMDFKYCNAWSAHPQFLEIVEDGWNQNIEEWKMFQVVKKLKQQTLYKKIFTNIVTVIATDRANLLRSQELLQQNPMDTKLQQEERILGAKFKRSNYLAEVFLQQRSKDTWISLGDDNTWYFISVIKHKKLVQAVTRLHDASSKLQNDS is encoded by the exons ATGAAGGAACTCTTGGAGTATTTGAATCAGGTATTAGTGgcaatgctaaaaccatggatAGTTTTAGGGGACTTCAACTTTGTGTTACACATAGAGGACAGACAAGGGGGCAACCTAGTTACTATATCCGAG AAAAATGGCAGGATATTTTCTAGAATTGATTGGGTATTTGTGAATGGAGAATGGATGGACAACATGATAGATTGTAGAGCTAAATTCTTGCCAGAAGGGGTGAGTAATCATCAGGTAACATTAATGCATCATTTGATTAAGAGGAAGATGGATTTTAAATATTGCAATGCATGGAGTGCTCATCCCCAGTTTCTGGAAATAGTAGAAGATGGATGGAACCAGAACATTGAAGAATGGAAAATGTTTCAAGTTGTGAAAAAACTAAAACAGCAGACCTTGTATAAGAAAATTTTCACCAATATAGTGACAGTGATAGCTACTGATAGAGCAAACTTATTGAGGAGCCAAGAATTGCTTCAACAGAATCCTATGGATACAAAGTTACAACAAGAAGAAAGGATACTAGGGGCAAAGTTCAAGAGGTCCAACTACTTAGCAGAGGTGTTCCTCCAACAGAGGAGCAAGGATACCTGGATAAGTTTAGGGGATGATAACACTTGGTACTTCATTTCTGTGATCAAACACAAGAAATTAGTACAAGCAGTCACTCGATTACATGATGCAAGTTCAAAACTGCAGAATGATTCATAG